The genomic DNA CGCGGTAACCGGTTCCGAGACCAGGAAGCGCGCGGGCGTCCGCTCCGCGGAGACCCCGAAGCGCTCGCCGCGAGGGGTCGGAACACCCGCGGCGCCCGCGCGGGGAGGTGTGGGGACACCCTGCTCGCCTGGAACCACCACGCGCGAACGCTCGGCGTGACGGGCCACAGGGCGGGACTGAAAGGGGCCGCCCGCTCGACCCGGCCCGGAGGAAGCAAGCACCGCAGGCCGAACGAAGTGAGGCCGAGGAGCGCAGCGACTCCCGGCCGGTCGAGCGGGCGGGGGCTTTCAACAGGGTCTCATCGTCGCTGTCGTCGGTGTATTCGGAGTCGTCGCGGGGAGAGCGGGCGGGGGCTTTCAACAGGGTCTCATCGTCGCTGTCGTCGGTGTGTTCGGAGTCGTCGCAGGGAGAGCGGGCGGGGGCTTTCGACAGGCCCCGGGGCGGCTCACAGCCAGACGGATTGGCGTTGAACTGGTTATAAAATTCGAATGGAGAACTCCCACGCTCAATTCCGAAAATATAATCTGAAAATGGGATATATCAGTATTATTCGCCCGGCCAGCGCTCGATGTAGACCGTCTGGTCGGTGTAGAACCGCACGGCGTCGTCGGCCTGCGCGTGGAGGTCGCCGAAGAAGGAGGCCTTCTGGCCGCCGAAGTGGTAGAACGCCATCGGCGCCGCGGTCCCGGCGTTCACGGCCAGGTTGCCGGCCTCGGCCTCGCGGCGGAACTGCTGGGCCTCGCGGCCGCGCTCGGTGAACAGGCTGGCGGCGTTGCCGTACTCGCTGGCGTTCAGCGTCTCGATGGCCTCGTCGAACGACTCGACCCGGGAGAGCGCCACGACCGGGCCGAAGATCTCCTCGCGGGCGATCTCCATGTCGGGAGTCACGCCCCCGAGCACGGTCGGGCCCATGTAGATGCCGTCCTCGTGGCCCGGGACGGTCACGTCGCGGCCGTCGCGGAGCAGTTCGGCCCCCTCCTCGATGGCGCGCTCGACGTAGCCGGCCACCTCGTCGCGGTGCTCGGACGTGATGAGCGCACCCACGTCCGGGTCGTCCGGGCCGTAGCCCACCTCCGCGGCCTCGGCCTCGGCGACGACCGCCTCGGCGAACTCGTCGTACACCGCGTCCATCGTCAGCACCACGTCGTTGGCGAGGCAGCGCTCGCCCGCACAGGCACACGCCGAGGAGACGGTCTTCTCGGCGGCGAAGTCGAGGGCGGCCGAGTCGCTGACGATGACGTGGTTCTTCGCGCCGCCCTGGGCCTGGACGCGCTTGCCCGCGGCCGCGGCGCGCTCGTAGACGTGCCGGGCGACGCCCGTCGACCCGACGAACGACACCCCGGCGATGGCCTCGTGGTCGCAGATGGCGTTCACCGACTCGGGCCCGCCGTTGACGAGGTTGACGACACCCTCGGGGATGCCGGCCTCGTGGGCCAGCGCCACCAGCCGCGCGGGCGTGATCGGGTCGCGCTCGCTCGGCTTCAGGATGAAGGCGTTCCCGGTCGCGACGGCGTGGGGCAGGAACCAGAGGGGGATCATCCCGGGGAAGTTGAACGGCGTGATGGCGGCGAAGACGCCGAGCGGCTGGCGGACGCCGGCCTCGTCGATGTCGGGCGCGGCGCCCTCGACGATGCCCGAGCCCTCCTTCAGCAGCGAGGGCATCCCGCAGGCCACCTCGACGTTCTCGATGCCGCGCCGGAGCTCGCCGCGGGCCTCCGAGAGCGTCTTGCCGTGCTCGGTCGCGAGCGTCCGCGCGAGGTCCTCCTGGTGCTCCTCCAGCAGCGCCTTGTACCGGAAGAGGGGCTGGATGCGCTCCTCGACGGGCCGCTGTGACCAGTCCGCGAACGCCTCGCTCGCGGCCGCGACGGCGTCGTCCACGTCGGCGGCGGTGCTGTAGCCGACCGTGCCGACCCGTTCGCCGGTGCCGGGGTCCGTGATGGGGTGTCGCTCGCCCGACGGGTCGCGCCACTCGCCGGCCACGCAGTTGTGGACGGTCGCGCCACCCTCGGCGGTCGGGTCGAGCGCCGGGTCCCCGGTCGTGTCGTGAAGTGCCATACCGCGTGGCCGATTGCTCGCCACATAAGGGGGGTGCCTAGGCCCCCGCTACGCCGTGTCATCCGGCCACGGGGTGACGACAGGTTCAACCCTCCCTCCCGGCTACGCTCGGCCGATGCCCATCGAACTGGCCGGCGAGTACACGACGGCACGCGTGATGGTGGAGGACGAGTCCCTCGTCGAGCAGGGCCTGCTCGACCAGGTGCAGGAGTTCGTCGACCACCCCGCGTTCACCGAGCCGGTCGTCGTGCAACCAGACGGACATATCGGTGCTGGAGCGCCGGTCGGGTTCACGATGCCGCTGGCCGAGCAGGTCGTCCCGAACGTCATCGGGGTCGACATCGGCTGCGGGATGACGGTCACGCGCCTCGGCGACGCGCTCCCCCTGGAGCACGCCGAGCGCGAGCGCCGCGTCCGCGAGGCCGTCCCGATGGGGCGGTCGGTTCACGAGTACGACGACGCGGTCCACCTCGTCGACGAGTTCCCGTTCGCCCGCGCGAACGAACGGTTCGAGCAGTTCGACCGCGCCTTCCGCGATCGGTTCGACGAGCCGGTCGACCCCGCGTTCGCGTTCGACGGCTACGACGGCGACTACTTCGAGACGCTCTGCGAGCGCGTCCTCGCGGACCAGCGCCAGGGGATGGGCCACGTCATCCGCTCGGCCGGCACCCTGGGCGGCGGCAATCACTTCGTCGAGTTCGCCCGTGCCCGCGACTCTGGCGACTACTACCTCGTCATCCACAGCGGCTCGCGCTACCTCGGCAAGGCCGTCGCGGAGTTCTGGCAGAATCGGGCCACCCAGCTCCGGAACGCCGACCGCGTCCGCGAGCGCATCGACCCCGAGGACGCGCGTTTCCTGAAGTTCGACCCCGACGAGGTGAGCGACGCGGACCTGTTCCGCTGGGTCACCGGCGGGATGGGCGAGTCCCACATCCGCAAGGAGCGCGTCCGCGAGGAACTCGACGGGAAGGCCATCGAACACACCTTCGACCGCCTGGGCGACCTCCGCCCGGCGACGGGCGACGAGGGCCGCAACACCGACCTCGACCCGCTCGTCGGCCGCGAGGCGCACGGCTACTACGTGGACATGCTGTTCGCCCAGCAGTACGCCCGCTGGAACCGTGAGCTGATGGCCGACGCCATCTGCGACGCGCTCGGCGTCGACCCGGACGAGCAGTGGCACTCGACGCACAACTACATCGACTTCCGCGACCTGACCATCCGGAAGGGTGCCACCCCGGCCCGCGAGGGCGAGCGCCTCCTGATCCCCTTCAACATGGCGGAGGGTGCCGTCATCGCCCGCGGGAAGGGCAACGAGGAGTGGCTGTCGACGGCCCCGCACGGCGCCGGCCGGCGGATGGGCCGTCGCGACGCGCACGACCGCCTCTCGATGGCCGACTTCGAGGCCGCCATGGAGGGTGTCTACTCCGAGTCCGTCGTCGAGGACGTGCTCGACGAGGCGCCCGCGGCGTACAAGCCCGCCGACGCCATCGAGCGGGCGCTGGAACCGACCGCGGAGGTGGTCGAGCGGCTGGCCCCCGTCCACAATCTGAAGGCGACGGAGTAGCCGGGTTACAGGCCGACCCGGATAATCGGGTAACGTGTCCCGTACCGTGGCTGTGGTGTACTTTCTGATGTTTTCGTGGGTCCTCTCGAGCAATGGTCGGATCCGTTTGCCGGGTCTCACGGCACCAGCTGCATCGTCGCCGCGACCGCCAGCACGAAGCCGAGCAGCAGGACGGCGCTCCCGGTCAGGTAGAGGCGGTGGCCGTCGGCGCTCTCGTCGAGCAGCAGCCGCTTCTCGCGCGTCGACACCAGCATCCGCGACCCGTCGACCGGATGCGTGACGACGGCGTCGTCGGTGGGGAAGCGGTCGTCGTCGCCGCCGGCCAGCAGCTCCGAGGAGCCGCCCGCGCGGCCGGTGTCGCGCCGGGCGTAGCCGAGGACGTACACCTCGTCGCCGGCCCGCAGGGTCGCCTCCTCGTAGGTCCGGTCCGCCAGCCCGTCGCCGGCACTCAGATGCGGGGCGTCCCGGACCCACTCGGTCAGCTCCGGGGGGGCCGCCTCCTGCGAGGGGACGAACACCTCGGCGTCGAACCCACCCAGGTCGATGGTCGCGCGCCCGGTCCGGACGGTCGAGGGGAGTGCGCCGAGTTCGCTGTCGAACTCGAGATCGCGGGTCGCCAGGTTGCCCGGGTCCACGAGCACCTTGCTGGTCCCGTCGTCGACGTAGAACGGCACGGAGCGGAACCCCGTCGCGACCCGTCGCGTGCCGGCGATGCCCGTCCCGCCACGCCCGCGGGTCGCCCGCCACGCCGTGAGGACCGCGCCGTCCGTCCCGGAGACGGGGGCCGTGAACGTCCCGTCCGGGTCGGGTTCGACCGTCCGGACCGGCGCATCCGGCGCGGGGACGACGGTCCCGGTCAGCTCGACGAGCCCGCGCTCGGTCGTCCGGCCGGTCCCGGCCGGGAGGGTCGTGGCCAGCCGCGAGTGGCGCTTGCGGCGGCGGTCCCCGACCCGGCCCAGCATGAACCCGACCCCCATCACCCCCACGCCGACGAGCGTCAGCAGGATGTGGACCGTCGCCATCGAGCGGGGAGCCGGACGCCGGAGGGATAACGTTGCGCCCGTCGGTTACCGGCCTTACAGAAGCGCCGCCGGCGAGCGGTGGGTGGCCCCGACCGCGCAGCGTGTCCCCGGCCGCCCCGGCGGCGGGTTTCAAGCCTTCGCCGCGAGTAACGCCGCCCGTGCACATCGTTCGTTCCACGGGCCGGTCGCCGGAGGGACTGCCATGACCGACGGTGACGACGACGCGGGGTTCCGGTTCGCGTACGAGCCGGGGGCGGTCGTCTACGGCGAGGGGCGGGTGGCCGACCTCGAACGGGAGCTGGCCGCCATCGGGGCCGAGCGCGGCCTGGTCGTCGCGGGCGAGACCGTCGGCACGACCGACGCCGTCGTCGGCCCCGTCCGCGAGGGTCTGGGCGACCGGCTCGCCGACGTGTTCGCCGGGACGACGCCCGAGAAGCGGCTGGCGCAGGCCGCGGCCGCCGCTGATGCCTTCGAGGACGCCGACGCCGACGCGTTCGTCTCCCTGGGCGGCGGCAGCAGCCTCGACGTGGTGAAGGTCGCGAGCACGCTCGTCGCCTCCGGGCAACCGTACGAGAGCGCACTGCGGGACCTCGAACGGGCAGGGACCGTCCCGGTGCCGGACGACGAGTTGCCGCCCATCGTCGCCGTCCCGACGACGCTCGCGGGCGCGGACCTCTCGGTCGTCGCGGGTATCACCGCCCGCCGCGACACGGAACCGGTCGTTCGCGGCGGCGTCTTCGACGGCCGGCTGATGCCCGAGGCGCTCGTCTACGACCCCGACCTGTTCCGCACGACGCCCGACGGGGTGCTGTGCGCGTCGGCGATGAACGGCTTCGACAAGGGGCTCGAGACCGTCTACGCCCGGAACGGGACCCCCGTCACCGACGGGACCGCCCTGCGGGGCCTGCGGCTCCTCTCGCGGGGGCTCCCGGCGCTCGGCGCGGGCGAGCGCGACGACGACACCATGCACGACGCCATCGTCGGGACCGTGCTCGTCCAGTACGGCGCCTCCCGGGGCGACGGGACGACGCTGTCGGTCATCCACGCGTTCGGCCACGGCCTCGCGCGAGGGTACGACATCCAGCAGGGCGCCGCCCATGGCGTCATCGCCCCCCACGCCGTCCGTGATATCTTCGCGTCCGTGGACGGCCGGCGCGACGAACTCGCGGAGGCGCTCGGCGTCGCCGACGAGGCCGACGGGCCCGAGGCCACCGCCGACGCCGTGGTCGACGCCATCGACGGCATCCGCGCAGCGCTCGGCCTGCCCGAACGCCTGCGCGACACCGCCATCCCCCGCGAGGACCTGCCCGACATCGGCCAGGCCGTCGTCGACGACGGCTTCATGCCGAACCGGCCGCGCGGCTACGACCCCGACGCGGACGCCATCGAGGCCGTCCTGGAGCGGGCGTGGTGAGGTCCGTGTCCGAGCGGGCGTGGTGAGCCACTCGCCCTCCCGGCGCCGACCCCCCGCCCGAGCCGGTTACACCCGCGTCACCCGCCGACACGGGCGTTCGCGCGAGTATTTCCGGCTCGCACTCCTACGTCTGGTATGGCCGAAACCACGGGCATCCACCACGTGACAGCCATCGGTGGGGACCCGACACGGAACGCGCGGTTCTACGTCGAGACGCTCGGACTGCGCCTCGTCAAGCGGACGGTCAACCACGACG from Haloglomus litoreum includes the following:
- the mmsA gene encoding CoA-acylating methylmalonate-semialdehyde dehydrogenase translates to MALHDTTGDPALDPTAEGGATVHNCVAGEWRDPSGERHPITDPGTGERVGTVGYSTAADVDDAVAAASEAFADWSQRPVEERIQPLFRYKALLEEHQEDLARTLATEHGKTLSEARGELRRGIENVEVACGMPSLLKEGSGIVEGAAPDIDEAGVRQPLGVFAAITPFNFPGMIPLWFLPHAVATGNAFILKPSERDPITPARLVALAHEAGIPEGVVNLVNGGPESVNAICDHEAIAGVSFVGSTGVARHVYERAAAAGKRVQAQGGAKNHVIVSDSAALDFAAEKTVSSACACAGERCLANDVVLTMDAVYDEFAEAVVAEAEAAEVGYGPDDPDVGALITSEHRDEVAGYVERAIEEGAELLRDGRDVTVPGHEDGIYMGPTVLGGVTPDMEIAREEIFGPVVALSRVESFDEAIETLNASEYGNAASLFTERGREAQQFRREAEAGNLAVNAGTAAPMAFYHFGGQKASFFGDLHAQADDAVRFYTDQTVYIERWPGE
- a CDS encoding RtcB family protein codes for the protein MPIELAGEYTTARVMVEDESLVEQGLLDQVQEFVDHPAFTEPVVVQPDGHIGAGAPVGFTMPLAEQVVPNVIGVDIGCGMTVTRLGDALPLEHAERERRVREAVPMGRSVHEYDDAVHLVDEFPFARANERFEQFDRAFRDRFDEPVDPAFAFDGYDGDYFETLCERVLADQRQGMGHVIRSAGTLGGGNHFVEFARARDSGDYYLVIHSGSRYLGKAVAEFWQNRATQLRNADRVRERIDPEDARFLKFDPDEVSDADLFRWVTGGMGESHIRKERVREELDGKAIEHTFDRLGDLRPATGDEGRNTDLDPLVGREAHGYYVDMLFAQQYARWNRELMADAICDALGVDPDEQWHSTHNYIDFRDLTIRKGATPAREGERLLIPFNMAEGAVIARGKGNEEWLSTAPHGAGRRMGRRDAHDRLSMADFEAAMEGVYSESVVEDVLDEAPAAYKPADAIERALEPTAEVVERLAPVHNLKATE
- a CDS encoding iron-containing alcohol dehydrogenase family protein, coding for MTDGDDDAGFRFAYEPGAVVYGEGRVADLERELAAIGAERGLVVAGETVGTTDAVVGPVREGLGDRLADVFAGTTPEKRLAQAAAAADAFEDADADAFVSLGGGSSLDVVKVASTLVASGQPYESALRDLERAGTVPVPDDELPPIVAVPTTLAGADLSVVAGITARRDTEPVVRGGVFDGRLMPEALVYDPDLFRTTPDGVLCASAMNGFDKGLETVYARNGTPVTDGTALRGLRLLSRGLPALGAGERDDDTMHDAIVGTVLVQYGASRGDGTTLSVIHAFGHGLARGYDIQQGAAHGVIAPHAVRDIFASVDGRRDELAEALGVADEADGPEATADAVVDAIDGIRAALGLPERLRDTAIPREDLPDIGQAVVDDGFMPNRPRGYDPDADAIEAVLERAW